Proteins from a single region of Bacteroidota bacterium:
- a CDS encoding ZIP family metal transporter, with the protein MDLWLYALGSVLLVSLVSLVGVFTLSLNAARLERIVFLLVSFAVGAMLGGAVIHLIPRSFAALGDQTASLLVLAGVIAFFVLEKFLHWRHDHGVAGVAAEHEVAAALDAEPPPVKPFATMNLVGDAAHNLIDGAVIAAAYLVSVPAGVVTTAAVMLHEIPQEIGDFGVLVYGGMEPKRALAYNFLSALAAMVGAVVSLVVGSQVEGYADYLLPLTAGSFLYVAGSDLIPELHHHHSVPATKSVWQLVMILLGVGVMLLPAVLGFDARH; encoded by the coding sequence ATGGACCTCTGGCTCTACGCGCTCGGCAGCGTGCTCCTTGTCAGCCTCGTCTCGCTCGTCGGCGTGTTCACGCTCTCGCTCAACGCGGCGCGGCTGGAGCGGATCGTCTTCCTCCTCGTCTCGTTCGCCGTCGGGGCGATGCTCGGGGGAGCGGTGATCCACCTCATCCCGAGGTCCTTCGCCGCGCTCGGCGACCAGACGGCGAGCCTGCTCGTCCTCGCCGGCGTGATCGCGTTCTTCGTCCTCGAGAAGTTCCTCCACTGGCGGCACGACCACGGCGTGGCGGGCGTCGCCGCCGAGCACGAGGTCGCCGCCGCGCTCGACGCCGAGCCCCCGCCGGTCAAGCCGTTTGCGACGATGAACCTCGTCGGCGACGCGGCCCACAACCTGATCGACGGGGCGGTGATCGCGGCGGCCTACCTCGTCTCTGTCCCGGCAGGCGTCGTGACGACGGCGGCGGTGATGCTCCACGAGATCCCGCAGGAGATCGGCGACTTCGGGGTGCTCGTCTACGGCGGAATGGAGCCGAAGCGGGCGCTGGCCTACAACTTCCTCTCGGCTCTCGCGGCGATGGTCGGGGCCGTCGTCTCGCTCGTCGTCGGGTCGCAGGTCGAGGGCTACGCGGACTACCTGCTCCCGCTGACGGCCGGGTCGTTCCTCTACGTCGCCGGGAGCGACCTCATCCCGGAGCTGCACCACCACCACAGCGTGCCGGCGACGAAGTCTGTGTGGCAGCTCGTGATGATCCTCCTCGGCGTCGGGGTGATGCTGCTCCCCGCCGTCCTCGGCTTCGACGCGCGGCATTGA
- the ubiE gene encoding bifunctional demethylmenaquinone methyltransferase/2-methoxy-6-polyprenyl-1,4-benzoquinol methylase UbiE: MSHKPPIGEVAGKKQEVESMFDAIAPRYDLLNRVLSLGIDVRWRKQAVKMAGAALDRPPRRVLDVATGTADLAVEALKLGPREVIGVDIAEEMLEVGRGKLRERRLDHRVTLQRGDAENLAFEDGAFDLALVAFGVRNFEDLGAGLRELCRVLRPGGALVVLEFSRPRAFPMKQLYGFYSSQVLPRVGRAVSGDSGAYAYLPESIQAFPDGDDFLRAMAEAGFDGLREQRLTFGVASLYGGVVPHP; the protein is encoded by the coding sequence ATGTCCCACAAACCCCCCATCGGCGAAGTCGCAGGCAAGAAGCAGGAGGTCGAGTCGATGTTCGACGCGATCGCGCCGCGCTACGACCTCCTCAACCGCGTCCTCTCGCTCGGCATCGATGTCCGGTGGCGCAAGCAGGCCGTCAAGATGGCCGGGGCCGCGCTCGACCGCCCGCCGCGCCGAGTCCTCGACGTGGCCACGGGCACGGCCGACCTCGCTGTCGAGGCGCTCAAGCTCGGGCCGCGCGAGGTGATCGGCGTCGACATCGCCGAGGAGATGCTGGAGGTCGGGCGCGGCAAGCTCCGCGAGCGCCGGCTCGACCACCGGGTCACGCTCCAGCGCGGCGACGCCGAGAACCTGGCGTTCGAGGACGGCGCGTTCGACCTCGCCCTGGTTGCCTTCGGGGTCCGCAACTTCGAGGACCTCGGAGCCGGGTTGCGGGAGCTCTGCCGCGTCCTCCGCCCCGGTGGGGCGCTCGTCGTCCTCGAGTTCAGCCGACCCCGCGCCTTCCCGATGAAGCAGCTCTACGGGTTCTACTCCAGCCAGGTCCTGCCGCGTGTCGGGCGCGCCGTCTCGGGCGACAGCGGGGCCTACGCCTATCTCCCCGAGTCCATCCAGGCCTTCCCCGACGGCGACGACTTCCTCCGCGCGATGGCCGAGGCCGGCTTCGACGGCCTGCGCGAGCAGCGCCTCACGTTCGGCGTGGCCTCGCTCTACGGAGGCGTCGTGCCACACCCGTAG
- a CDS encoding RidA family protein: MTTLQPPDWPRPKGYANGILAEGRLLFVAGQIGWDADERLADGLAAQTEQALRNILAVLREGGAGPEHVARMTWYVTDKHAYNAALAEIGQVYRTVIGPRYPAMTLVEVADLLEPGALVEIEATAVVPYAQKQT, encoded by the coding sequence ATGACTACTCTCCAACCGCCAGACTGGCCGCGACCGAAGGGCTACGCCAACGGCATCCTCGCTGAGGGGCGGCTGCTGTTCGTCGCGGGGCAGATCGGGTGGGACGCCGACGAGCGGCTCGCCGACGGCCTCGCGGCGCAGACGGAGCAGGCGCTGCGCAACATCCTCGCCGTGCTGCGCGAGGGCGGGGCCGGGCCGGAGCACGTCGCCCGGATGACGTGGTACGTCACCGACAAGCACGCCTACAACGCGGCCCTCGCCGAGATCGGGCAGGTGTACCGCACCGTGATCGGGCCGCGCTACCCGGCGATGACGCTCGTCGAGGTCGCCGACCTGCTCGAACCGGGTGCCCTAGTGGAAATTGAGGCCACGGCAGTCGTACCGTATGCTCAGAAACAGACCTGA
- a CDS encoding SDR family oxidoreductase, giving the protein MVLVTGATGFLGSVLVRQLLGAGETVRILRRGTSSLDLLGERAHHVEHAVGDVTDGASVRAAMEGVRCVYHAAAFVGFGGRKDAERLHAVNVAGTAHVADAAREAGVRRLVLTSSQAAFGRPEKEGAVIDETAEWTVSRMNTAYARSKHAAELEVHRAVAEGLDAVIVNPAVIFGPGRAGENTTEIVDRVRRGRMPVAPAGGTSVVDVEDVAAGHRAAMARGETGERYFLGSENLRWKEIFGTLAEAFGVPGPKLVLAPGLAMAAGSLSEAAALVTRQRPTLTRETARISGRAYRYSNRKAREELGVTFRPFRATAERIAASYAR; this is encoded by the coding sequence ATGGTTCTGGTTACCGGCGCAACTGGTTTCCTCGGCTCGGTCCTCGTCCGCCAGTTGTTGGGCGCGGGCGAGACCGTCCGCATCCTGCGCCGCGGGACCTCGTCACTCGATCTGCTCGGCGAACGCGCACACCACGTCGAGCACGCGGTCGGGGACGTGACCGACGGGGCAAGCGTCCGGGCGGCGATGGAGGGCGTCCGGTGCGTGTACCATGCGGCGGCGTTCGTCGGGTTTGGCGGGAGGAAAGATGCCGAGCGCCTGCACGCGGTCAACGTGGCGGGCACGGCCCACGTCGCCGACGCGGCGCGCGAGGCCGGAGTGCGGCGCCTCGTCCTCACCTCCAGCCAGGCCGCGTTCGGCCGGCCGGAGAAGGAGGGCGCGGTGATCGACGAGACGGCAGAGTGGACCGTCTCGCGGATGAACACGGCCTATGCCCGGAGCAAGCACGCGGCCGAGCTAGAGGTGCACCGCGCGGTCGCCGAAGGGCTCGACGCCGTGATCGTCAACCCGGCCGTGATCTTCGGGCCAGGCCGCGCGGGCGAGAACACGACGGAGATCGTAGACCGGGTGCGGCGCGGGCGGATGCCCGTCGCCCCGGCGGGCGGGACGAGCGTCGTCGACGTGGAGGACGTGGCGGCCGGGCACCGGGCCGCGATGGCGCGCGGCGAGACCGGCGAGCGCTACTTCCTCGGGTCGGAGAACCTCCGCTGGAAAGAGATCTTCGGCACCCTGGCCGAGGCGTTCGGCGTGCCAGGGCCGAAGCTGGTCCTCGCGCCGGGCCTGGCGATGGCCGCCGGGAGCCTGTCCGAAGCCGCCGCCCTCGTCACGCGCCAGCGCCCGACGCTGACGCGCGAGACGGCGCGCATCTCGGGCCGGGCCTACCGCTACAGCAACCGCAAGGCGCGCGAGGAGCTAGGCGTCACCTTCCGCCCCTTCCGCGCCACCGCCGAGCGCATCGCCGCCAGCTATGCTCGCTGA
- the aroF gene encoding 3-deoxy-7-phosphoheptulonate synthase → MIVVMQERATEAQVAAVTERLEAYGFAVQPVVGGHQTVLGAAGVQPDFDVRHIQILGGVASVARVTSPYKYVGRSWQEENTVIDVKGVAVGGEEVIVMAGPCSVESEEQLDAAAAAVAAEGATFLRGGAFKPRTSPYSFQGLGEEGLRLLRTVADRHGLRVITEVMTPSQVDLVAAHADVFQIGARNMQNFDLLRAVGQTETPVFLKRGLSATIKEWLMSAEYVMASGNPHVILCERGIRTFESSTRNTLDLSAVPVVKQRSHLPVFVDPSHAVGLRDKVVPLARAAVAVGADGLLVEVHPDPPRALSDGPQSLFVEQFSDMMRQLRLVADAVGRPMRAAHETSV, encoded by the coding sequence ATGATCGTCGTCATGCAGGAGCGGGCCACCGAGGCCCAAGTCGCCGCTGTCACCGAGCGCCTCGAAGCGTACGGCTTCGCGGTGCAGCCCGTCGTCGGAGGGCACCAGACGGTCCTCGGTGCGGCGGGCGTTCAGCCGGACTTCGACGTGCGCCACATCCAGATCCTCGGCGGCGTCGCGAGCGTGGCCCGCGTCACGAGCCCGTACAAGTACGTCGGGCGGTCCTGGCAGGAAGAGAACACGGTGATCGACGTCAAGGGCGTCGCGGTCGGCGGCGAGGAGGTCATCGTCATGGCCGGGCCGTGCTCGGTCGAGAGCGAGGAGCAGCTCGACGCGGCGGCGGCGGCCGTGGCGGCCGAGGGCGCGACGTTTCTGCGCGGCGGGGCCTTCAAGCCGCGCACCTCGCCCTACTCGTTCCAGGGGCTCGGCGAAGAAGGGCTCCGTCTGCTCCGCACCGTCGCCGACCGCCACGGCCTCCGCGTCATCACCGAGGTCATGACGCCGTCGCAGGTGGACCTCGTCGCGGCCCACGCCGACGTGTTCCAGATCGGCGCGCGCAACATGCAGAACTTCGACCTGCTCCGCGCCGTGGGGCAGACCGAGACGCCAGTTTTCCTCAAGCGAGGGCTCAGTGCCACCATTAAGGAGTGGCTTATGAGCGCCGAATATGTAATGGCAAGCGGCAACCCGCACGTCATCCTCTGCGAGCGCGGTATCCGCACCTTCGAGTCCTCCACCCGCAACACGCTGGACCTCTCCGCCGTGCCGGTCGTCAAACAGCGCAGTCACCTCCCCGTATTCGTCGATCCGAGCCACGCCGTGGGCTTGCGTGACAAGGTCGTCCCGCTCGCGCGGGCGGCCGTGGCGGTGGGTGCCGACGGCCTCCTCGTCGAGGTCCATCCGGACCCCCCGCGCGCCCTCTCCGACGGCCCCCAGTCGCTTTTCGTCGAGCAGTTCTCCGACATGATGCGGCAACTCCGCCTCGTGGCCGACGCCGTCGGCCGGCCGATGCGGGCGGCGCACGAAACCTCTGTGTAG
- a CDS encoding N-acetylmuramoyl-L-alanine amidase-like domain-containing protein, translating into MNRVPSIVFAALFLTACASEPAEEPVAAPIAQAEAVDAPAAPDSSTAQTFEAVVAYAQEQNLVARPLGEIVQAVGLQLLGRPYVEGALDRTAEEALVVDLTGFDCVTYVENVLAIAQAVQAGTPSYDAYVANLEALRYRGGALDGYCSRLHYFTDWMRDNDARGNVRLITQDVGEPFDKTIDFISGHREAYPKLAAGDARSDSLFACIEGVEAGLRGHDLYYVPQDDIRGIYGQLEAGDIIATATDIDGLDVTHTGFVLKDGERTGFLHASLTGEVKVSDDLADYIAGNRVQTGIIVARPLAPGTSG; encoded by the coding sequence ATGAACCGCGTACCGTCCATCGTTTTCGCTGCTCTGTTCCTCACCGCCTGCGCCTCCGAGCCGGCGGAGGAGCCGGTCGCGGCACCCATCGCGCAGGCGGAGGCCGTGGACGCACCTGCCGCGCCGGACTCCTCGACGGCGCAGACGTTTGAGGCGGTCGTGGCCTACGCCCAGGAGCAGAACCTCGTAGCGCGCCCGCTCGGCGAGATCGTGCAGGCCGTCGGGCTCCAACTCCTCGGGCGGCCCTACGTCGAGGGCGCGCTCGACCGGACCGCCGAGGAGGCGCTCGTCGTCGACCTCACGGGGTTCGACTGTGTGACGTACGTCGAGAACGTCCTCGCCATCGCCCAGGCTGTGCAGGCCGGGACGCCGAGCTACGACGCCTACGTGGCCAACCTCGAAGCGCTCCGCTACCGGGGCGGCGCGCTCGACGGCTACTGCAGCCGCCTCCACTACTTCACCGACTGGATGCGCGACAACGACGCCCGCGGCAACGTCCGCCTCATCACCCAGGACGTCGGCGAGCCGTTCGACAAGACTATCGACTTCATCAGCGGGCACCGCGAGGCCTACCCGAAGCTCGCCGCGGGCGATGCTCGGAGCGACAGCCTCTTTGCCTGCATCGAGGGCGTGGAGGCCGGGCTGCGCGGTCACGACCTCTACTACGTGCCACAGGACGACATCCGGGGCATCTACGGTCAACTCGAAGCGGGCGACATCATCGCCACCGCGACCGACATCGACGGCCTCGACGTGACCCACACCGGGTTTGTGCTCAAAGACGGCGAGCGGACCGGCTTCCTCCACGCCTCGCTCACCGGCGAGGTCAAGGTCTCCGACGACCTCGCGGACTACATCGCCGGCAACCGCGTCCAGACGGGCATTATCGTCGCTCGGCCGCTTGCGCCCGGCACCAGCGGTTGA
- a CDS encoding biotin/lipoyl-containing protein, with translation MQFQALVHDRTVDLALDGTDLTVDGEAVEARVERIAEREVLLLLDGQSYSFTAEPQRDGTLALTHAGQRLQVRLKNERDLLLEQFGMDTSDSAAERELRAPMPGLVLSVLAEPGQEVPEGTGLVVLEAMKMENELRAAAAGTVATVHVEPGQAVGKNDLLVSFAE, from the coding sequence ATGCAATTCCAGGCCCTCGTCCACGACCGCACGGTCGACCTCGCGCTCGACGGCACCGATCTGACCGTAGACGGCGAGGCCGTCGAGGCCCGCGTCGAGCGCATCGCCGAGCGCGAGGTGCTCCTCCTCCTCGACGGGCAGAGCTACTCGTTCACCGCCGAGCCGCAGCGCGACGGCACGCTCGCCCTCACTCACGCCGGGCAACGCCTCCAGGTCAGACTCAAGAACGAACGCGACCTCCTCCTCGAGCAGTTCGGCATGGACACCAGCGACTCCGCCGCCGAGCGCGAACTCCGCGCTCCGATGCCGGGCCTCGTCCTCTCCGTCCTCGCCGAGCCGGGCCAGGAGGTGCCCGAAGGCACGGGCCTCGTCGTGCTGGAGGCGATGAAGATGGAGAACGAACTCCGCGCCGCCGCCGCCGGCACCGTCGCCACCGTCCACGTCGAGCCCGGCCAAGCGGTCGGTAAGAACGACCTCCTGGTTTCATTCGCCGAATAG
- the pfkA gene encoding 6-phosphofructokinase, with amino-acid sequence MLRIGVLTSGGDAPGMNACLRAVVRRAVAQELEVVGIRQGYAGLIEGDFVEMDRQSVSNILGKGGTILKTARSDAFRQPEGRTRAAENLHAAGIDALVAIGGNGTLRGAALLHEEHGTAVVGCPGTIDNDLFGTDETVGYDTALNTAIENIDRIRDTADAHNRLFLIEVMGQDAGFIALNCGIGGGAELVLIPETLTQMSAIKERILSLMVSQLRSSIVVVAEGEDMGGAVKIAEALQEDEAFAPIDLRVCILGHVQRGGSPTARDRVLASRLGSAAVTALLEGHDSVMVGVVNGDVKLTPIRQVCDRKKQIDYELLNLSDLLS; translated from the coding sequence ATTCTCCGAATCGGCGTGCTCACGTCCGGTGGCGACGCGCCCGGCATGAACGCCTGCCTCCGGGCGGTCGTCCGCCGCGCGGTCGCGCAGGAGCTGGAAGTCGTCGGCATCCGGCAGGGCTACGCTGGGTTGATCGAGGGCGATTTCGTGGAGATGGACCGGCAGAGCGTCTCGAACATCCTCGGCAAGGGCGGGACGATCCTCAAGACGGCGCGCTCCGACGCCTTCCGCCAGCCCGAGGGCCGGACGCGGGCGGCGGAGAACCTGCACGCGGCCGGCATCGACGCGCTCGTCGCAATCGGTGGCAACGGCACGCTGCGCGGCGCAGCGCTCCTCCACGAGGAGCACGGCACCGCCGTCGTCGGCTGCCCGGGCACGATCGATAACGACCTCTTCGGGACCGACGAGACCGTCGGCTACGACACCGCGCTCAACACGGCCATCGAGAACATCGACCGCATCCGCGACACGGCCGACGCGCACAACCGGCTGTTCCTGATCGAGGTGATGGGCCAGGACGCGGGCTTCATCGCGCTCAACTGCGGCATCGGCGGCGGGGCCGAGCTCGTGCTGATCCCCGAGACGCTCACCCAGATGTCGGCGATCAAGGAGCGCATCCTGTCGCTCATGGTGAGCCAGCTCCGCTCGTCGATCGTGGTCGTCGCCGAGGGCGAGGACATGGGCGGGGCGGTGAAGATCGCCGAGGCCCTTCAGGAGGACGAGGCGTTCGCACCCATCGACCTGCGCGTGTGCATCCTCGGGCACGTCCAGCGCGGCGGCTCGCCCACGGCCCGCGACCGCGTCCTCGCTAGCCGTCTCGGCTCGGCGGCCGTCACGGCACTCCTCGAAGGGCACGACAGCGTGATGGTCGGCGTCGTCAACGGCGACGTCAAGCTGACCCCGATCCGCCAGGTCTGCGACCGCAAGAAGCAGATCGACTACGAGCTGCTAAACCTCAGTGACCTGCTAAGTTGA
- a CDS encoding acyl-CoA dehydrogenase family protein → MTHLALPFFEDRHRGLARDLDAWAEAHVDEAPEDDAEACRLLVRALGEAGWLTLCVPAPAGRHERLDVRSLCLARETLGYRSALADFAFAMQGLGAGPVSLFGTDAQRDAYLPAVAQGKKIAAFALSEAEAGSDVSALATTATPDGDAFVLSGEKTWISNAGIADFYTVFARTGEGSKGLSAFVVDADTPGLTVAADIPLIAPHPLGTLRFADCRVPRSSLIGEVGQGMRIALSTLDVFRTTVGAAALGFARRALGEALGHVRRRELFGGTLADLPVVQSQLAQMATEIDASALMVYRAAWTKDAGAERVTKEAAMAKAYATEAAQRVIDTAVQLFGGHGVTVGSVVERLYRDIRPLRIYEGATEVQHLVIARQLLRAEDRRSERAEENTG, encoded by the coding sequence GTGACCCATCTCGCCCTACCGTTTTTCGAGGACCGTCACCGCGGCCTCGCGCGCGACCTCGACGCGTGGGCGGAGGCGCACGTCGATGAGGCACCGGAAGACGACGCGGAGGCGTGCCGGCTGCTCGTCCGGGCGCTGGGCGAGGCGGGGTGGCTCACGCTCTGCGTCCCCGCGCCCGCCGGTCGGCACGAGCGGCTCGACGTGCGGAGCCTCTGCCTCGCACGCGAGACGCTCGGCTACCGCTCGGCGCTCGCCGACTTCGCCTTTGCGATGCAGGGCCTCGGGGCCGGGCCGGTCTCGCTCTTCGGCACCGACGCGCAGCGCGACGCCTACCTGCCCGCCGTCGCCCAGGGCAAAAAGATCGCCGCGTTTGCGCTCTCGGAAGCAGAGGCTGGGTCAGACGTGTCGGCCCTCGCCACGACGGCCACGCCGGACGGCGACGCCTTCGTGCTCAGCGGCGAGAAGACCTGGATCTCGAACGCGGGCATCGCCGATTTCTACACCGTGTTTGCCCGGACCGGCGAGGGGTCGAAGGGCCTCAGCGCGTTCGTCGTCGATGCCGACACGCCCGGCCTGACAGTCGCGGCCGACATCCCGCTCATCGCGCCGCACCCGCTCGGGACGCTCCGCTTCGCCGACTGCCGCGTGCCGCGCTCTTCGCTGATTGGCGAGGTGGGGCAGGGGATGCGGATCGCGCTCTCGACGCTCGACGTGTTCCGCACGACGGTCGGAGCCGCCGCGCTCGGCTTCGCCCGCCGGGCGCTCGGCGAAGCCCTCGGCCACGTCCGCCGACGCGAACTCTTCGGCGGGACGCTCGCCGACCTGCCCGTCGTCCAGAGCCAACTCGCGCAGATGGCGACCGAGATCGACGCGAGCGCGCTCATGGTTTACCGCGCCGCGTGGACCAAAGACGCCGGGGCCGAACGCGTAACGAAAGAGGCGGCGATGGCGAAGGCGTACGCTACCGAAGCCGCGCAGCGTGTGATCGACACAGCGGTTCAGCTTTTCGGCGGGCACGGCGTGACGGTCGGCTCGGTCGTAGAGCGCCTCTACCGCGACATCCGCCCGCTCCGCATTTACGAGGGCGCGACCGAAGTCCAGCACCTCGTCATCGCCCGGCAGCTTCTGAGAGCGGAAGACCGGAGGAGCGAAAGAGCGGAAGAAAATACAGGCTGA
- the aat gene encoding leucyl/phenylalanyl-tRNA--protein transferase — MADPPLTPDLLLYAYRRGLFPMADPDEGDAVYWYAPDPRGVLPLGGFHVPKNLAKLVRRAAFEVTADRAFEAVMRACAAPAPDRETTWISDEVVAAYTALHRLGFGHSVECWQEGELVGGLYGVALGGAFFGESMFHRARDASKVALVHLVRRLRQGGFRLLDVQFVTPHLARFGAVEIPRTEYERRLAEALAVKARWD; from the coding sequence GTGGCCGATCCGCCACTCACGCCCGACCTCCTGCTCTACGCCTACCGGCGCGGCCTCTTCCCGATGGCCGACCCCGACGAGGGCGACGCCGTCTACTGGTACGCCCCTGACCCGCGTGGCGTGCTCCCGCTCGGCGGGTTCCACGTCCCGAAGAACCTCGCGAAGCTGGTCCGCCGCGCCGCGTTCGAGGTGACGGCGGACCGGGCGTTCGAGGCGGTGATGCGGGCGTGCGCAGCTCCGGCGCCAGACCGGGAGACGACCTGGATCTCGGACGAGGTCGTGGCGGCCTACACCGCGCTGCACCGGCTCGGGTTCGGGCACTCGGTCGAGTGCTGGCAGGAGGGCGAGCTGGTTGGCGGGCTCTACGGCGTCGCGCTCGGCGGGGCGTTCTTCGGCGAGTCGATGTTCCACCGCGCGCGCGACGCGTCGAAGGTGGCGCTCGTCCACCTCGTCCGCCGGCTTCGGCAGGGCGGGTTCAGGCTCCTCGACGTGCAGTTCGTCACGCCGCACCTCGCCCGCTTCGGCGCGGTCGAGATTCCGCGCACTGAGTACGAGCGGCGGCTGGCCGAAGCGCTCGCGGTGAAGGCGCGGTGGGACTGA
- a CDS encoding AMP-binding protein, translating to MEPSAHRDPFARDHLPPHDLWPDLLLGGTFAYPPRLNCAVELLERAVDAGHADRPLFRTAEGTQTYAAFLAEVNRIAHVLVDDLDLVPGNRVLLRGPNTPRLAACWFAVVKAGGICVTTMPLLRSYELTYTVEKARVSHALCDARFRDELGKTQGETDLLTSVAYFYADTDHDLEARMASKPDHFEAVDTAADDVVLIGFTSGTTGKAKATAHFHRDVLAICDAFPASCLDLGPDDIVIGSPPLAFTFGLGGDLLFPMRVGASCAFIPKPSVEAILQTIHDFGATVCFTSPTAYRAMLDRLDAFDVSSLRQCVSAGEPLPAPTFHAWHEATGIKIIDGIGSTEMLHIFLSAPKDQIKPGTTGKPIPGYEAKVVDENGNEVPPGTVGLLAVRGPTGCRYLDDPERQRTYVRDGWNYPGDAYLVDDDGYFHYQSRTDDMIITSGYNVSGLQVESVLLTHDAVGECGVVGVPDEARGHLVKAFIVLREGVEASDALVAELQDFVKAEIAPYKYPRAVAFLDALPRTQTGKLQRFRLRDASLREQENAA from the coding sequence ATGGAGCCTTCTGCCCACCGCGACCCTTTCGCCCGCGACCACCTCCCGCCGCACGACCTGTGGCCGGACCTCCTGCTTGGCGGCACCTTCGCCTACCCGCCGCGCCTCAACTGCGCCGTCGAACTCCTCGAGCGCGCCGTGGACGCCGGGCACGCCGACCGCCCGCTCTTCCGCACGGCCGAGGGGACGCAGACCTACGCTGCGTTCCTCGCCGAGGTCAACCGCATCGCGCACGTCCTCGTCGACGATCTCGACCTCGTCCCCGGCAACCGGGTGCTCCTGCGCGGGCCGAACACGCCGCGCCTGGCCGCGTGCTGGTTCGCCGTCGTCAAGGCCGGCGGCATCTGCGTGACGACGATGCCGCTGCTGCGCTCGTACGAGCTGACCTACACCGTAGAGAAGGCCCGCGTCAGCCACGCCCTCTGCGACGCCCGCTTCCGCGACGAACTAGGCAAAACCCAGGGTGAGACCGACCTCCTGACCTCCGTCGCCTACTTCTATGCCGACACGGACCACGACCTCGAAGCCCGGATGGCCTCGAAGCCGGACCACTTCGAGGCCGTCGACACCGCCGCCGACGACGTAGTGCTGATCGGGTTCACGTCCGGCACGACCGGCAAGGCGAAGGCGACAGCGCACTTCCACCGCGACGTGCTCGCCATCTGCGACGCCTTCCCGGCCTCCTGCCTCGACCTCGGGCCGGACGACATCGTGATCGGGTCGCCGCCGCTCGCGTTCACCTTCGGCCTGGGCGGCGACCTGCTGTTCCCGATGCGGGTCGGGGCCTCGTGCGCGTTCATCCCGAAGCCGAGCGTCGAGGCGATCCTCCAGACGATCCACGACTTCGGCGCGACGGTCTGCTTCACCTCGCCGACGGCCTACCGGGCGATGCTCGACCGTCTCGACGCGTTCGACGTTTCCAGCCTACGGCAGTGCGTCTCGGCCGGCGAGCCGCTCCCGGCCCCGACCTTCCACGCGTGGCACGAAGCGACCGGCATCAAGATCATCGACGGCATCGGCTCGACCGAGATGCTGCACATCTTCCTCTCCGCGCCGAAAGACCAGATCAAGCCCGGTACGACCGGTAAGCCTATTCCCGGCTACGAAGCAAAAGTTGTGGACGAGAACGGCAACGAGGTCCCCCCCGGGACGGTCGGCCTCCTCGCCGTGCGCGGCCCGACGGGCTGCCGCTACCTCGACGACCCCGAACGGCAGCGGACCTACGTCCGGGACGGCTGGAACTACCCCGGCGACGCCTACCTCGTGGACGACGACGGTTACTTCCACTACCAGTCGCGCACCGACGACATGATCATCACCTCGGGCTACAACGTCTCCGGGCTGCAAGTCGAGAGCGTGCTCCTGACGCACGACGCGGTCGGCGAGTGCGGGGTGGTCGGCGTACCGGACGAGGCGCGGGGGCACCTCGTCAAGGCGTTCATCGTGCTCCGCGAGGGGGTGGAGGCGAGCGATGCACTCGTGGCGGAGCTGCAGGATTTCGTCAAGGCCGAGATCGCGCCGTACAAGTACCCCCGCGCCGTTGCTTTCCTGGACGCCCTCCCGCGCACGCAGACCGGCAAGCTCCAGCGCTTCCGGCTCCGGGACGCTTCGCTCCGCGAGCAGGAGAACGCTGCCTAG